A stretch of Enterobacter cloacae complex sp. ECNIH7 DNA encodes these proteins:
- a CDS encoding LysR family transcriptional regulator — protein sequence MNIELRHLRYFVAVAEELHFGRAAARLNISQPPLSQQIQILEQQVGARLLARTNRSVSLTAAGKQFLIDSRQILSMVDDAAARAERLYLGEAGELRIGFTSSAPFISAVSETLSSFRRHFPDVHIQTREINTREQIAPLNEGSLDLGLMRNTQLPDSLAWEVILREPLMAMIPHDHPLASRPAVSLAELAKEPFVFFDPQVGTGLYDDILGLMRRYDLAPVITQEVGEAMTIIGLVAAGLGVSILPASFKRVQLREMRWVTIAEEDAVSEMWLVWSKHREQSHAAQRFKQQLISASAGRHFHGKEGKNVR from the coding sequence ATGAATATCGAGCTGCGTCATCTTCGCTACTTTGTCGCCGTTGCCGAGGAGCTGCATTTTGGCCGCGCGGCGGCACGGCTGAATATCTCTCAGCCACCGTTAAGCCAGCAGATTCAGATCCTGGAACAGCAGGTCGGGGCGCGCCTTCTGGCCCGCACCAACCGCAGCGTGAGCCTGACGGCGGCGGGTAAGCAGTTCCTGATCGACAGCCGACAAATTCTGAGCATGGTCGATGACGCCGCCGCCCGTGCAGAACGGCTCTATCTCGGAGAAGCCGGAGAGCTGCGAATCGGGTTTACCTCGTCCGCGCCGTTCATCAGCGCCGTCTCGGAGACCCTTTCGTCATTCCGTCGCCACTTTCCGGATGTTCATATTCAGACGCGCGAAATCAATACCCGCGAGCAGATTGCGCCGCTGAATGAGGGTTCGCTGGATCTGGGGCTGATGCGTAACACCCAGCTGCCGGACTCGCTGGCGTGGGAGGTGATCCTGCGCGAGCCGCTGATGGCCATGATCCCGCACGATCACCCGCTGGCGTCGCGTCCGGCGGTCTCGCTGGCAGAGCTGGCAAAAGAGCCGTTTGTCTTTTTTGACCCGCAGGTCGGGACGGGCCTGTATGACGATATCCTGGGGCTGATGCGCCGCTACGATCTTGCCCCGGTCATCACCCAGGAGGTAGGGGAAGCGATGACCATTATCGGCCTGGTCGCGGCCGGTCTGGGCGTGTCTATTCTTCCGGCCTCCTTTAAGCGGGTGCAGCTGCGTGAAATGCGCTGGGTGACCATTGCCGAAGAGGATGCCGTTTCCGAAATGTGGCTGGTGTGGTCAAAACACCGTGAACAGAGCCATGCCGCACAGCGCTTCAAACAGCAGCTAATTAGCGCCTCTGCCGGGCGGCATTTTCACGGAAAAGAGGGTAAAAATGTGCGGTAA
- the mlc gene encoding sugar metabolism global transcriptional regulator Mlc, with the protein MVADSQPGHIDQIKQTNAGAVYRLIDQLGPVSRIDLSRLAQLAPASITKIVREMLEAHLVQETEIQEPGSRGRPAVGLVVETEAWHYLSLRISRGEIFLALRDLSSKLVVEDRLELPLNAEEPLLDAIVSHIDHFFIRHQQRLERLTAIAITMPGIIDTENGIVHRMPFYDDVKEMPLGEVLKNHTGVPVYIQHDISAWTMAEALFGASRGARDVIQVVIDHNVGAGVITDGRLLHAGSSSLVEIGHTQVDPYGKRCYCGNHGCLETIASVESVLELAQVRLSQSMSSSLHGQPLTVDSLCAAARQGDLLAKDIITGVGNNVGRILAIMVNLFNPQKILIGSPLSQAAEILFPAISACIHQQSLPAYSKNIAVESTQFSNQGTMAGAALVKDAMYNGSLLIRLLQG; encoded by the coding sequence GTGGTTGCTGATAGTCAGCCAGGGCATATCGATCAGATTAAGCAGACCAACGCTGGCGCGGTGTATCGCCTGATTGATCAGCTTGGTCCGGTTTCGCGTATCGATCTTTCGCGCCTGGCACAACTGGCACCTGCCAGTATCACCAAGATTGTCCGCGAGATGCTGGAAGCGCACCTGGTTCAGGAGACGGAAATTCAGGAACCCGGAAGCCGTGGCCGTCCGGCCGTCGGGCTGGTGGTTGAAACGGAAGCCTGGCACTACCTGTCACTGCGCATCAGCCGGGGGGAGATCTTCCTTGCGCTGCGCGACCTGAGCAGCAAGCTGGTGGTGGAAGACCGGCTTGAACTGCCGCTCAACGCGGAGGAACCGCTCCTCGACGCGATTGTCTCGCATATCGATCACTTCTTTATCCGCCATCAGCAGCGGCTTGAACGCTTAACGGCGATTGCCATCACCATGCCGGGAATTATTGATACCGAAAATGGTATTGTTCACCGCATGCCGTTTTACGACGATGTTAAAGAGATGCCGCTGGGTGAGGTGCTGAAAAATCATACCGGCGTGCCGGTCTATATTCAGCATGACATCAGCGCCTGGACGATGGCGGAGGCGCTGTTTGGCGCGTCGCGCGGCGCGCGGGATGTGATTCAGGTGGTCATCGACCATAACGTTGGGGCGGGCGTGATTACCGACGGACGTCTTCTCCACGCCGGGAGCAGTAGCCTGGTGGAAATTGGCCACACCCAGGTCGATCCGTACGGCAAGCGCTGCTACTGCGGGAACCACGGCTGTCTGGAGACCATTGCCAGCGTGGAAAGCGTGCTTGAGCTGGCGCAGGTCAGGCTCAGCCAGTCCATGAGCTCCTCGCTGCACGGACAACCCTTAACGGTGGATTCCCTCTGCGCCGCCGCGCGCCAGGGCGATCTGCTGGCGAAGGACATTATTACCGGCGTGGGTAATAACGTTGGCCGCATTCTGGCCATTATGGTGAACCTCTTCAATCCACAAAAAATCCTTATTGGCTCACCGCTGAGCCAGGCGGCGGAGATCCTCTTCCCGGCAATCTCGGCCTGTATCCATCAGCAGTCGCTTCCCGCCTACAGCAAAAATATTGCGGTAGAAAGCACACAGTTTTCCAACCAGGGAACCATGGCCGGCGCGGCGCTGGTCAAAGATGCCATGTATAACGGCTCGCTGTTGATCCGCCTGTTACAGGGTTAA
- the bioD gene encoding dethiobiotin synthase, whose protein sequence is MLKRFFVTGTDTSVGKTVVSRALLQALAASGKRVAGYKPVAKGSKETPEGLRNKDALVLQSVSSLELPYHAVNPIALSEEESSVAHSGLINYPLLSDGLANLSEKVDHVVVEGTGGWRSLMNDLRPLSEWVVQEQLPVVMVVGIQEGCINHALLTAQAIANDGLPLVGWVANRINPGLAHYAEIIDVLSKKLPGPLVGELPYLPRAEQRELAQYIDLSALGGVLAVDRVVA, encoded by the coding sequence ATGCTTAAGCGTTTCTTTGTTACTGGTACAGATACCTCTGTCGGCAAGACCGTCGTATCCCGCGCATTGCTGCAGGCGCTGGCAGCAAGCGGTAAACGCGTGGCAGGGTACAAACCGGTCGCAAAAGGCAGTAAAGAGACGCCAGAGGGATTGCGTAATAAAGACGCCCTGGTGCTGCAAAGCGTCTCGTCGCTGGAACTGCCTTATCACGCGGTCAATCCCATTGCGTTAAGCGAAGAGGAGAGCAGCGTAGCGCACAGCGGCCTGATTAATTATCCCCTGTTGTCCGACGGACTGGCGAACCTGAGCGAGAAGGTGGACCACGTGGTGGTAGAAGGGACGGGCGGCTGGCGCAGCCTGATGAACGACCTGCGCCCGCTTTCTGAATGGGTCGTGCAGGAGCAGCTTCCGGTAGTAATGGTGGTGGGTATCCAGGAAGGGTGCATCAACCACGCGCTGCTGACGGCGCAGGCGATTGCCAATGACGGCCTGCCGCTGGTTGGCTGGGTGGCAAACCGCATCAACCCGGGCCTGGCGCACTACGCGGAGATTATCGACGTGCTGAGCAAAAAACTGCCCGGACCGCTGGTGGGTGAACTGCCTTATCTGCCGCGCGCCGAGCAGCGCGAGTTAGCGCAGT
- a CDS encoding MFS transporter, with protein MSRTTTIDIDPARDINDLPASPQPVQFIKRGTPQFMRVTLALFSAGLATFALLYCVQPILPVLSHEFGVSPASSSVSLSISTGMLAIGLLFTGPLSDAIGRKPVMVTALMLASVCTLLSTMMTSWHGILVMRALIGLSLSGVAAVGMTYLSEEIHPSFVAFSMGLYISGNSIGGMSGRLLSGVFTDFFNWRIALAVIGCFALASALMFWKILPESRHFRPTSLRPKTLFINFRLHWRDKGLPRLFLIGFLLMGAFVTLFNYIGYRLMLSPWHLNQAVVGLLSVAYLTGTWSSPKAGAMTARYGRGPVLLVFTGVMLLGLLLTLLSSLWFIFAGMLLFSAGFFAAHSVASSWIGPRARRAKGQASSLYLFSYYLGSSIAGTLGGVFWHYYGWNGVGGFIALMLCAALLVGRSLHQRLK; from the coding sequence GTGAGCCGTACAACGACTATTGATATCGATCCGGCAAGAGATATCAATGATTTACCCGCATCACCGCAGCCGGTCCAGTTCATTAAACGTGGTACCCCCCAATTTATGCGCGTCACGCTGGCGCTCTTTTCCGCCGGTCTGGCGACCTTCGCCCTGCTCTATTGCGTTCAGCCGATCCTGCCCGTTCTCTCTCATGAGTTTGGCGTATCGCCTGCCAGCAGCAGCGTTTCACTCTCTATTTCTACCGGCATGCTGGCGATTGGGCTGCTCTTTACCGGGCCGCTGTCCGACGCCATTGGCCGTAAACCGGTGATGGTGACCGCGCTGATGCTGGCGTCGGTCTGTACGTTACTCTCGACCATGATGACCAGCTGGCACGGCATTCTGGTGATGCGCGCGCTGATTGGGCTCTCGCTCAGCGGCGTGGCGGCGGTCGGGATGACCTACCTCAGCGAGGAGATCCACCCGAGCTTTGTTGCTTTCTCTATGGGGCTTTATATCAGCGGGAACTCGATTGGCGGAATGAGCGGCCGCCTGCTGAGCGGGGTGTTTACGGACTTCTTTAACTGGCGTATTGCGCTGGCGGTAATCGGATGTTTTGCGCTGGCATCCGCCCTGATGTTCTGGAAAATTTTGCCCGAATCGCGTCATTTTCGCCCGACATCGCTGCGCCCGAAAACGCTGTTTATCAACTTCCGCCTGCACTGGCGCGACAAAGGGCTTCCGCGCCTGTTTCTGATCGGCTTTCTGCTGATGGGCGCCTTCGTCACTCTGTTTAACTATATTGGCTACCGCCTGATGCTCTCGCCGTGGCATCTGAATCAGGCCGTTGTCGGTTTGCTTTCTGTGGCCTATCTCACCGGCACGTGGAGCTCGCCGAAAGCCGGGGCGATGACCGCACGCTATGGACGCGGGCCGGTACTGCTGGTATTCACGGGCGTGATGTTACTCGGCCTGCTGCTGACGCTATTATCCTCGCTGTGGTTCATCTTTGCCGGAATGCTGCTCTTCTCCGCCGGGTTCTTCGCCGCCCACTCGGTCGCCAGCAGCTGGATTGGCCCGCGCGCGCGTCGCGCCAAAGGACAGGCATCATCGCTGTATCTGTTTAGCTATTACCTGGGTTCCAGCATCGCCGGGACCCTCGGCGGCGTGTTCTGGCATTACTATGGCTGGAACGGCGTGGGCGGGTTTATCGCGCTGATGCTGTGCGCGGCGCTGCTGGTGGGGAGAAGCCTGCATCAGCGTTTGAAATAA